The DNA sequence TAACAATCGGGTCAACGGGTACAGGCCCTGGTCAACTAAATGCTCCTGAAGGTATTGACGTGGATTCTGCTGGTAATATATGGGTTGCTGATTATTCTAATGGGAGGGTACAGAAGTTAAACAGCCTTGGCCAGCAGATTTGCCAGGTAGCTGGTTTATCTGGGCCTGAGGGAGTGGCAGTGGATCATAATACTGGTAATGTGTTTATTTCAAATATTGGTACTGAATATATTACAAAGGTTGATAGTACCTGTGCCATTATCGGAGGCTGGGGTGGCTATGGGTCTGGTAACGGACAATTTTATAATCCTTATGGCGTAGCTGTTGATATGGATGGAAATGTGTATGTTGCTGATTACTCCAATCATCGTGTTCAGAAGTTTGATGGTAATGGTATCTTTATTACAAAATGGGGGGTGAGTGGCTCAGGTGACAGTAGATTTGCCCTTTCTGCTCAGTTTAATGGTCCGATTGGCATAGGAGTAGATGCTGCAGGTGATGTAGTTGTCGTAGACCATAATAATCACAGGATCCAAAAGTTTAATAGTAATGGTACATTCATTACAGCATGGGGGTGGTATGGTGCAGGAAATGGTCAGTTCAACTTACCTTGGGGAGTTGCAACAGACGGACAAGGGAGGGTTTATATTGCCGACAGGGACAACCATCGCGTTCAGCGGTTTTTCCCATCAAACACAGCAGAGACACAGTTATATAAAAGGGACTGGGGGAACGGCGGGTCTGCAAACGGGCAGTTTAATAATCCAGTTGGAACTGTTACTGATAGCTTCGGAAATGTATATGTTGTAGACAACGTTAATCACAGGGTACAGAAGTTCGATCCAAATGGCATGTTTATCCTAAAGTGGGGAAAATCAGGTACTGGAAATGGCCAGTTCAGGTATCCAGTTGGTATTGCAATTGATAATACAGGAAATATTTATATAGCAGACAGAGACAATCACAGAATCCAGAAGTTTGACAGCACCG is a window from the Nitrospirota bacterium genome containing:
- a CDS encoding 6-bladed beta-propeller — its product is MIKRHLLLLTIFMMAFIGSISPVFGEEYQGGSSMGPEPYSFIAPDGESYVFDLKWGSYGTLNDEFNQPHGVTVDQAGDIWVTDNVNDRIVKFDSSGNFLLTIGSTGTGPGQLNAPEGIDVDSAGNIWVADYSNGRVQKLNSLGQQICQVAGLSGPEGVAVDHNTGNVFISNIGTEYITKVDSTCAIIGGWGGYGSGNGQFYNPYGVAVDMDGNVYVADYSNHRVQKFDGNGIFITKWGVSGSGDSRFALSAQFNGPIGIGVDAAGDVVVVDHNNHRIQKFNSNGTFITAWGWYGAGNGQFNLPWGVATDGQGRVYIADRDNHRVQRFFPSNTAETQLYKRDWGNGGSANGQFNNPVGTVTDSFGNVYVVDNVNHRVQKFDPNGMFILKWGKSGTGNGQFRYPVGIAIDNTGNIYIADRDNHRIQKFDSTGVFLMGMGNCTVWSAPAPAPAPASGTGNGCFKQANDVAVDPTTGDIYVADMSNHRIQKFNSAGIFIMGIGNGTTWTGIPPAPASGNLNRWFNVAHALTLDSAGNIYIS